In the genome of Populus alba chromosome 11, ASM523922v2, whole genome shotgun sequence, one region contains:
- the LOC118038368 gene encoding protein NRT1/ PTR FAMILY 8.3 isoform X3, with amino-acid sequence MSSGEEQTLLLEDELLLQNENNGLHTGDGSVDINGMAVLKQKTGNWTACSFILGNECCERLAYYGIATNLVTYLTGKLHEGNVSAAKNVNIWAGTCCFTPLIGATLADAYWGRYWTIFVFSTIYFIGMCTLTLSATIPVLKPAECIGSLCPPATPVQYGVFFFGLYLIAFGAGGIKPCVSSFGADQFDATDPKERVKKGSFFNWFYFSINIGCLVSSSLMVYIQDKAGWGLGFGIPALFMGIAIAIFFSGTPLYEFCLVYVKRLESKFMLTYLFYLICQRSTGKKVSTDLKCLDKAAIMSEAEIKGGDFSDPWRLCTMTQVEELKILICMFPIWATSIVFSAVHAQMSTIFVEQGMQMDKTIGSFNIPPASMITIDVISVIFWVPIYDRIIVPIARKFTGRERGFSELQRMGIGLFISMLSMTAAALLEIKRLQLVKELGLVGDAVAVPLSILWQIPQYMLIGTAEIFTYIGQLEFFYEQSPDAMRSLCSALSLLAASLGSYLSSFILSMVTYLTTTGGKTGWVPDNLNAGHLDYLFWLLAGLSFFNLLIYTVCAKRYKEKKAS; translated from the exons atgAGTTCAGGGGAGGAACAGACTTTGCTCTTGGAAGATGAACTCCTACTACAG AACGAAAATAATGGACTCCACACAGGAGATGGCTCGGTCGACATTAATGGGATGGCTGTTCTTAAGCAGAAAACTGGAAATTGGACAGCATGCTCTTTCATATTGG GAAATGAATGCTGTGAACGCTTGGCCTACTATGGAATTGCTACCAATCTGGTCACCTACCTTACTGGGAAGCTACATGAAGGAAATGTGTCAGCTGCAAAAAATGTTAACATTTGGGCAGGAACTTGCTGCTTCACACCACTCATTGGAGCCACTTTGGCAGATGCTTATTGGGGAAGATATTGGaccatttttgttttctcaacaATTTACTTCATT GGAATGTGTACATTGACTCTCTCAGCAACTATTCCTGTATTAAAGCCAGCTGAATGTATAGGTTCTCTATGCCCTCCAGCAACTCCTGTTCAGTATGGGGTATTCTTTTTTGGCCTCTATCTGATTGCATTTGGGGCAGGTGGCATCAAACCATGTGTTTCATCATTTGGGGCGGATCAGTTTGATGCCACTGATCCTAAGGAAAGGGTAAAGAAGGGGTCCTTCTTCAATTGGTTCTATTTTTCAATCAACATTGGTTGTCTTGTATCAAGTAGTTTAATGGTATACATTCAAGACAAAGCTGGGTGGGGGCTAGGATTTGGAATTCCTGCATTGTTCATGGGCATAGCTATTGCTATCTTCTTTTCAGGCACACCCCTTTAtgaattttgtttagtttatgtGAAGAGACTAGAGAGCAAGTTTATGctgacatatttattttatctgataTGCCAAAGGAGCACTGGGAAGAAAGTTTCAACAGACCT TAA ATGCCTTGATAAAGCTGCTATAATGTCAGAGGCTGAGATAAAAGGTGGGGACTTTAGTGATCCATGGAGGCTTTGTACTATGACTCAGGTGGAGGAATTGAAGATTTTGATCTGCATGTTTCCGATCTGGGCTACTAGCATTGTCTTTTCTGCCGTGCATGCCCAAATGAGTACAATCTTTGTGGAACAAGGGATGCAGATGGACAAGACAATTGGTTCTTTCAACATCCCTCCTGCTTCTATGATCACAATTGATGTTATTAGTGTTATTTTCTGGGTTCCAATCTATGATAGGATCATTGTTCCAATTGCAAGGAAGTTCACTGGCAGAGAGAGGGGCTTTTCAGAGTTGCAGCGTATGGGAATTGGCTTGTTCATTTCTATGCTATCAATGACAGCTGCTGCTTTGCTAGAGATTAAGCGCTTGCAGCTTGTAAAAGAGCTTGGATTGGTTGGTGATGCTGTTGCAGTTCCCCTCAGTATCTTGTGGCAAATTCCCCAGTATATGTTGATAGGTACAGCAGAGATCTTTACATACATTGGTCAGCTTGAATTCTTCTATGAACAGTCTCCAGATGCCATGCGGAGTCTATGCAGTGCTTTGTCCCTCCTGGCTGCATCTTTGGGTAGTTACCTGAGCTCTTTTATTCTGAGCATGGTAACTTACCTCACAACCACGGGTGGGAAGACAGGATGGGTACCAGATAACTTAAATGCGGGGCACCTTGATTATTTATTCTGGCTTTTGGCTGGGCTCAGCTTCTTCAACCTGCTGATCTACACTGTTTGTGCAAAGAGATATAAAGAGAAGAAGGCCTCCTAA
- the LOC118038371 gene encoding 3-deoxy-manno-octulosonate cytidylyltransferase, mitochondrial has product MCSSCSSGSSSTRSWIVHGIVAGGAIAAAIGAGAYLVRYRKFRSQVVGIIPARYASSRFEGKPLVNILGKPMIQRTWERAKLATTLDHIVVATDDEKIAECCRGFGADVVMTSESCRNGTERCNEALQKLDKKYDVVVNIQGDEPLIEPEIIDGIVKSLQAAPDAVFSTAVTSLKPEDAFDPNRVKCVVDNQGYAIYFSRGLIPYNKLGKVNPQFPYMLHLGIQSYDAKFLKIYPELQPTPLQLEEDLEQLKVLENGYKMKVIKVDHEAHGVDIPEDVEKIETLMREQNLS; this is encoded by the exons ATGTGCTCCTCCTGTTCTTCTGGGTCTTCATCGACCAGATCATGGATCGTGCACGGCATTGTAGCCGGGGGTGCAATTGCTGCGGCCATTGGCGCTGGTGCTTATCTGGTTCGGTACAGAAAGTTTAGGAGCCAGGTTGTTGGTATCATACCCGCCCGCTATGCTTCTTCTCGGTTTGAAGGCAAGCCACTTGTTAATATCCTTGGCAAACCCATGATCCAG AGAACTTGGGAAAGGGCCAAACTGGCAACTACACTGGATCATATAG TTGTGGCAACAGATGATGAAAAAATAGCAGAATGTTGTCGAGGATTTGGTGCTGATGTGGTAATGACTTCAGAATCTTGTCGAAATG GCACGGAACGGTGCAATGAAGCACTTCAAAAACTAGATAAGAAATATGATGTGGTTGTCAATATTCAAGGGGACGAGCCTCTCATTGAACCTGAGATAATAGATGGAATTGTTAAATCCCTGCAG GCAGCCCCTGATGCTGTGTTTAGCACAGCTGTAACCTCTTTGAAGCCTGAAGATGCATTTGATCCCAATCGAGTGAAATGTGTGGTGGACAATCAAGGTTACGCTATCTATTTTTCAAGGGGATTAATTCCTTACAACAA ATTGGGGAAGGTCAATCCACAATTTCCATACATGCTTCATCTTGGAATTCAG AGTTATGATGCAAAGTTTCTGAAGATATATCCTGAGCTTCAACCAACTCCACTGCAACTGGAAGAGGATCTGGAACAGCTTAAGGTCCTGGAAAATGGTTATAAAATGAAg GTCATAAAAGTTGACCATGAGGCGCATGGTGTCGACATTCCAGAAGATGTTGAAAAGATAGAAACTTTGATGCGTGAGCAAAACTTGTCTTAG
- the LOC118038334 gene encoding laccase-17 — protein MCQKRAASFFSSLLPKKKHIRKMGASLLPPPAFLAVFLFSFVTLSFNPEPALAITRHYKFDVVLQNVTRLCHTKSMVTVNGKFPGPRIVAREGDRLVIRVVNHVQNNISIHWHGIRQLRSGWADGPAYVTQCPIQTGQSYVYNYTIVGQRGTLWWHAHISWLRSTLYGPIILLPKRGTPYPFAKPYKEVPIIFGEWFNADPEAIISQAMQTGGGPNVSDAYTINGLPGPLYNCSAKDTFKLKVKPGKTYLLRMINAALNDELFFSIANHTVTVVDVDAVYVKPFEAETLLITPGQTTNVLLKTKPDYPNAQFFMSARPYATGQGTFDNSTVAGILEYEVPNKTSQSNHSTKNLPLYKPNLPPLNDTSFATNFSSKLRSLASADFPANVPQKVDRQFFFTVGLGTNPCSKNQTCQGPNGTRFAASVNNISFVMPTTALLQAHHFGQSKGVYSPYFPISPLIPFNYTGTPPNNTMVSNGTKLVVLPFNTSVELIMQDTSILGAESHPLHLHGFNFFVVGQGFGNFDPSKDPANFNLVDPVERNTVGVPSGGWVAIRFLADNPGVWFMHCHLEVHTSWGLKMAWVVLDGKLPNQKLLPPPADLPKC, from the exons ATGTGCCAAAAAAGAGCGGCTTCTTTCTTCTCTAGCTTGCTCCCAAAGAAGAAACATATCAGAAAAATGGGTGCCTCTCTCCTTCCTCCACCAGCATTTCTGGCAGTGTTTCTCTTCTCATTTGTCACTTTGTCTTTCAATCCTGAGCCTGCACTTGCCATTACTAGGCACTACAAATTTGAT gTTGTGCTGCAAAACGTGACACGCCTTTGCCATACCAAGAGCATGGTTACAGTCAACGGGAAGTTCCCGGGGCCTCGCATTGTAGCTAGAGAGGGTGATCGTCTTGTTATTAGAGTGGTCAACCATGTCCAAAACAACATCTCTATTCACTG GCATGGGATCCGACAGCTTCGTAGCGGGTGGGCTGACGGACCGGCGTACGTAACGCAGTGCCCTATACAAACTGGACAAAGCTACGTGTACAACTACACCATTGTAGGACAGAGAGGCACTCTTTGGTGGCATGCCCATATTTCATGGTTAAGATCAACTCTCTACGGTCCAATAATCCTTCTTCCCAAACGCGGCACTCCTTACCCATTTGCTAAACCTTacaaggaggttccaatcatctTTG GGGAGTGGTTTAATGCAGATCCAGAGGCGATCATTAGTCAGGCAATGCAAACTGGTGGAGGCCCAAATGTCTCTGATGCTTACACTATCAATGGACTTCCAGGGCCATTGTATAACTGCTCTGCCAAAG ATACTTTCAAGCTGAAGGTAAAGCCAGGGAAGACTTACCTTCTTCGCATGATCAATGCTGCCCTCAATGACGAGCTGTTCTTCAGCATTGCAAACCACACAGTCACAGTTGTTGATGTCGATGCTGTTTATGTCAAGCCATTCGAGGCCGAGACACTTCTCATTACCCCTGGACAAACCACAAATGTTCTTCTGAAAACCAAACCCGACTACCCGAATGCCCAGTTTTTCATGTCTGCTAGACCTTACGCGACTGGTCAAGGAACTTTCGATAATTCAACTGTTGCTGGCATTTTAGAATATGAAGTACCAAACAAAACCAGTCAATCAAACCACTCCACCAAGAACCTCCCACTCTATAAACCAAATCTACCACCTCTAAACGACACTTCATTTGCTACAAACTTTTCTAGCAAGCTCCGCAGCTTAGCCAGCGCTGACTTCCCTGCCAATGTTCCTCAAAAGGTTGACAGACAATTTTTCTTCACTGTAGGCCTCGGAACAAACCCATGCTCTAAAAACCAAACCTGCCAGGGACCAAACGGGACGAGGTTCGCTGCTTCGgttaataatatatcatttgtaATGCCAACCACAGCTCTACTCCAAGCCCACCATTTTGGTCAATCAAAGGGTGTTTACAGTCCTTATTTTCCGATCAGTCCGCTGATCCCTTTTAACTATACTGGAACACCACCGAACAATACTATGGTGAGCAATGGAACAAAGCTAGTTGTTCTTCCGTTTAACACAAGCGTGGAGCTCATCATGCAGGACACCAGCATCCTTGGTGCAGAGAGCCACCCTCTTCATTTGCATGGTTTCAATTTCTTTGTTGTCGGTCAAGGTTTTGGGAACTTTGATCCAAGCAAGGATCCCGCAAATTTCAACCTTGTTGACCCCGTTGAAAGGAATACTGTGGGAGTGCCCTCTGGAGGCTGGGTTGCTATACGGTTTCTAGCAGACAATCCAG GTGTATGGTTCATGCATTGCCATCTAGAAGTGCACACAAGCTGGGGCTTGAAGATGGCTTGGGTTGTCTTGGATGGAAAGCTTCCCAATCAGAAGCTGCTTCCTCCACCAGCTGATCTTCCCAAGTGTTAA